In Haloarcula salinisoli, one genomic interval encodes:
- a CDS encoding bis(5'-nucleosyl)-tetraphosphatase, with protein sequence MIEATSAGAILFRDTRGRREYLLLKSRPGDWEFPKGGVEGEEELQQTAIREVKEEAGIGDFRLLDGFREDYDYVFEANGNTIHKTVHLFVAKSFEASAELSTEHRDLQWRDYEQAINTVTQDGPREILEQAHEFLDDREDEDTEE encoded by the coding sequence ATGATAGAGGCCACGAGCGCGGGAGCCATCCTCTTTCGCGATACGCGTGGCCGGCGGGAGTACCTCCTGCTCAAGAGCCGACCCGGGGACTGGGAGTTTCCCAAGGGCGGCGTCGAGGGCGAGGAAGAGCTCCAGCAGACCGCCATACGCGAAGTGAAAGAGGAGGCCGGAATCGGCGATTTCCGGCTCTTGGACGGTTTCCGCGAGGACTACGACTACGTGTTCGAGGCGAACGGCAACACCATCCACAAGACGGTCCACCTGTTCGTCGCGAAGTCCTTCGAAGCATCGGCAGAGCTGTCGACAGAGCATCGGGACCTGCAGTGGCGCGACTACGAGCAGGCCATCAACACCGTCACACAGGACGGCCCCCGCGAGATACTGGAACAGGCCCACGAGTTCCTCGACGACCGCGAGGACGAGGATACCGAGGAGTGA